A segment of the Bdellovibrio bacteriovorus genome:
TTTATGTCAGCGATATTTTTTCTTTATCCAAAGGGGGCATACAATGGTTGATGGATCTGTCCATGGGGGGAATGAAAAAGTCCTCTCCTCATCGCTCGCTGCTGGAAACCAAGCCTCTGTATGAGTTGATCCGAAAAAATTGTGATTTCAATAACATTCAAAAAAACATCGACGCCAAAAGATTCCGAGCCGTGGCGGTTTCGGCTTTGGACTATTTCACCACTTCCACAGTCACTTTTATTCAAGGAGAGGAAAAGATCCCCACCTGGACCCGCGTGCGCAAAGTGGGCCTTGCCGGAAAAATCACCGCCGATCATGTGATGGCATCAGCGTCCATCCCCCTGCTGTTTCCGCCCACGACAGTGGATGGACGGTTTTTTGGGGATGGCAGCATACGCAATCAGTCCCCATGCGCACCAGCCATCTACATGGGAGCGAGAAAACTGATCGCCATTGGTGTGCGCAAGAAACAAGATATTTGTTACGCCTCAAAACAGGTGAACACCAAAGAAGCCCCCTCCATCGCCCGGATTGTCAGCGTGATTCTGAACACCGTCATGATGGATGGTCTGGAGGCCGACATCGAGCGACTTGAAAGGATTAATTTAAACCTGCAGAAAATCTCTGCCAGTGAGCTTGAACATGTGTCGGTAAAGCCAGTGAAACACTTATGGATTTCACCATCGGTGGATCTGGGCGAGGTCGCCTCAATGAAAACCGAAAAACTGCCACCCATGATCCGTTATCTTCTGCGGGGCCTGGGGACTTTGCAGGAAGCCAGCGAGATCGCAAGCTTTCTGCTGTTTGAAAAATCCTATTCCGCTGACCTGATTGAAATTGGTTATAAGGACGGCATGAATGTCCGGGAGCAGGTGGTGCGCCTGCTCCATGAGGATTAGATCTCGACCTGAATTCCCACTTCGATCACCTGATTTGGCGGAATGCGGAAGAACGCTGTCGGGCGCTGGGCATTCTTGGACATGATTGCAAACAGACGTTCACGCCAGTGCGCCATACCTGTTTCGCCCGGACGGTTCGGTCCTTTTTCCGCGATGATAGTTTCTCGCCCCAGCACAAATGTCGTTTCATTCACATTGAAGTTGATATCACGCTGACGGCAGGCCTCAAGAATATGTTTCATCTTGGGGATTTCCATAAAGCCGTAGTTCGCAATAATGCGGTAGATATTTGGAATGACTTCCTGAATGGAAATACGATCGCGCTTGGAAACAAACGGCACTTCTTTGGTCTGAATCGTCAAAATGGCCACGCGCTGATGCAGGACTTTGTTATGTTTCATGTTGTGAAGCAATGGCGCAGGCACACCCCACGGGTCACCCGCCATATATATCGCCGTCCCCGGAGCACGCAATGGCGGTTCACGCAGAAGCTTCTGACAGAAGTCCTCAATCGGCATCGAGCGCTCTTTAAGACGTCGAAACAGAATCTGGCGCCCTTTTTGCCAGGTCGTCATCAACAGGTAAATGATCGCACCAATCACCAGCGGCACCCAACCACCGTGCGGGATCTTATGAATATTCGCCCCGAAGAACGCCAGATCCATAATCAGGAAAGATCCGAAGATCGCGGAAGACTTTAACAGACTCCACTTCCACTTTTGACGGGCCACTTCAAACGCCAGGATTGTTGTGATGGTGGTCGCCCCCGTCACCGCAATACCGTAAGCCGCCGCCAGATTGCTGGAGGTTTTAAACGTCAATACCAGCCAGATCACCCCGATGAACATGGACCAGTTCACGATCGGCACGTAAATCTGACCGATCTCCTGACTGGAGGTATGGATGATATTCACACGTGGACAGAAGCCCAACTGAATCGCCTGACGCGTGATCGAGAACACACCCGTGATCAACGCTTGAGAGGCAATAACCGTCGCCATGGTTGACAGCATAACCATCGGAAGCAACGCCCACTTCGGCGCCAGCATATAGAAGGGATTCGAAACCGCTTCCGGATTATTCAGAAGCAAAGCCCCCTGGCCGAAATAATTCAGCACCAATGCCGGCAAAGCCACGAAGAACCAAGCCAGACGAATCGGTCTTTTTCCAAAGTGACCCATATCCGCGTACAGAGCCTCACCCCCGGTCACCACCAGGAACACAGAGCCCAGCACCAGGAAGCCTGCCATGCCGTTGGCCATCATGAACTCAATCCCATGATGCGGCAGCAGAGCCTCAAAGATATGCAGATTTTCCGCCATTCCACGAATACCCAAAAGCCCCAGCACCGTGAACCAGATCAGAAGAATCGGACCAAAGATCACACCAATGCGGGCCGTGCCGTATTTCTGCATCAGGAAAAGAGCGTTCATCACAAAGATAGTCAGCGGAATAATATACGGACTGAACTGAGGAGCGACGAGAGTCAGACCTTCCATCGCGGAAAGGACAGAGATGGCCGGTGTGATCATGCCGTCACCATAAAGCAAAGCCGCACCAAAAAGACCGATGATGGTCATCACCCAACGACGTCGCGAAACATCTTTCGAGTGCTGGCTGCGCACGGCCAAAGCCATCAGGGAAAGAATACCGCCCTCCCCTTTATTGTCTGCTCTCATGACGAAAGCCATGTACTTGATACAGATGGCAAGAACCAGCGTCCAGAAGATCAGCGACAAGATGCCGATCACATTTTCCGGGGTGGGTGCCAGGCCGTATTCACCGAAGCACTCGCGCATGGCATACAGAGGACTCGTACCGATATCCCCAAACACCACACCAAGGGCGCCTAAAGCGAGCATTAAAACATTGGAATTATTTTTGTGATGACCCGGATTTTCGATAGAAAAGACCCCGTCTAAGTTGTCGAAACAAGGTTTTAGTCTAGATAAGATCCCTACCGTTGTCAGCAGTCCCCATGAAGATTTGACGCGTATCGACTACATTACAGGAAGTTCAGTTGCCTTTATTTTGGGCTTTTTGAGACCATAGATGTATGGCACGGAATGCGCTTTTTCGCTCGAAATGGTTTTTGGCAGCCCTCTTGATCTTAGGATTGATCTATTTTGAGGGCCGCGTTCATGACAGATTGATCGCCAGCCGACAACCTACGTCGACTTCTTACTCTCAATAAACGAGTTCGCATCCAGTTTATAGGCTTTTAGGGCCGCTGCGAACTTCTGGAATCCTTTGGCTTGCTTGACCAACAAGGACATCATCAACTCGTCCGTCAGTTTACCTTCGGCATTGATGATCTTAAAGACGTTCATCATAAAGACGCGCTCTGGGAAGATAAAGGCATTGCGGTATCCGAAAACACCTTGCAAATGCTCCACCGGACGAAGTGCTCCAAACATCGCACCCAAACCCACAAAACAAACCGGACGGTACTCGAAAGACTCTGGGAACTTCAAGTGATCAATGAAGTACTTCAGAATGCCCGGCATAGAGCCATTGTATTCCGGACACACTACAATCAGGCCCTCGCTGCCAAGAACCTTGTTCAAGTATGGCTGCAAAGCTTCAGAAGGTTTTCCATAGTGAATGTCGTCATGCAGATGCTGCTTTAGTTCTTTCAGATCGATGATTTCAACAGCCTCGCCCAAATCCTTGTAGATTCCCTGGATGATTTTGGAAACTTTAAGTGTGTTGGAATCGGGACGGTCTGTGCCGGCGATGATATATTTCATGAGTAATTCTCCTAGACAAAGTCATATACCTTTCGCTGTAATAAAACACAAGACTCAACTGCGAGGAGCTTCATCGTGAATCCAAAAAACTGGTTCGTGCTTACGGATGGACAGGTCAACGGCCCTTTCGATGTTCAGGAAGTGGAATCCCGTGTGGCCTCTGCCAAAGAAGCCCAGATCTGGGGTCGCGGTCAAAGCGAATGGATGACTCCGATCAAGTGGCGTCAGTCACTGAAGGATTCAAGTCAGGTGGCGATTGCCGCCAATGAACCCGAGGGACTTTGGAAAGTTCGCGTGGAAGGCAAGGACCGTCCGCCGATGAAATACTCCGCCCTGATTTCCTTCCTGAAAGGCATGACCGACTATTCCGCCGTTGATGTCTGTTCTGACAACTCGAATGTGTGGAAGGAAATCTATTCCATCCCCCGCATTGTTGACGATCTGGGCATCAGCCGCAGATCGCATCCCCGCGTACCGATGGTGGGAACCCTTGCTTGTGAAAGCCCCAAAGGCGAATTCAGTTGCCGGGTTATTTCCATCAGCGAAGGGGGCTTGGGAGTGAATGATGCCCAAAACCTGCAAATTGGCGAACGCTTCAAAGGCACTCTGACCAGTCCGAACCTGTTTGTGACTATCAACACGACTTGCGAAGTCGTCTATGTCGGAAACGACGGTTACGCCGGCCTGCGCTTCGTGGGGCTGCCGGAAGAGTTCAAAAGCTCGATCATCGAATACGTGCGCAAGTTTGCCATGGTTTAAACTGCCATCTATCAAGACTCTTTAAATAGAAAAAAGACCGGTGCTATGATGATCTATCAGGAATGTCATGGCTTCTTTCCCTTCTTGCTATTTTCATCCTGCCCTGCTCTGTCTTTGCCGCCCGCAAGACAGAGTGGAGTCTGCATTTGGATTCCAAACTTGAGGCCACGGTTTACCCTGAAGAGTACGGTGAAGACACCAATTCCGAACTTTATGATTTGGAACTGATCCCGATCTATCGCTGGAAATACCTCGAATCCTGGCGTTTTTTTCTGCGCCCGGTTTTTGTAGCCACTCCGAACAACAACTCCGAAGAAGAACGCTATTTCTTTGATCCATCAGAAGCCTATATCCGCTATCAAACCGACAGTTCCTCCCTGCAGGCAGGCTACAACCTTTTCACCTGGGGTGTGACCGATGGTTACAATCCGGTGGATATCGTAAACTCCAAACAGTATTTCGACCCTTTACGCAGCCGAAAGCTGGGGGCTTTGTCTTTGTTATATTCACAAAGCCTGGGAAACTGGGAGCTGGACTTGGTCTATATTCCACAAAATCGCGGTTCCATATTGCCCGGCACAGAAAGCCGCTGGCTGCCCAGGGAAATCTTTGTACCCCAGACTGCCGACAATGATCTGGTGTTGAACCTTCCCGAGAACCTTCGCTACGACTATTCATCAAGAAAGAATCTGGGAAATGCCCTGGATAACAACTATGCCTTCCGTCTGCAGCGTCGCGGGGAATTTATCGACGTCGCCCTGACGGGTTATGAAGGCGCCTCCAGCTTTCCTTTTGTGGAGCCGGTGGTGACAGGCACCATCGTGCAGGTTTCACCAAAAACGGTGATCGATGTGGATCCGGACGTGCTGCTGAACACCTACAACTATCGCATTCGCCAGGGCGGTCTTTCGTTGGTGATGAATCAATGGAATATGCTTTTTAAAGCCGTCGGCAGCTACACCCAAAGCCTGGAGGACAATCCCAACTTGCAGGAATGGACCAATGAGAATGTCCTGGGTCTTGAAAAGACTTTTAATCTGGGGGAAAGCGGACTTCTGATTGCCATACTTCAGTATTCTTTTGTGAACACAGAAAAAAAGAATGATTCCAACCTTTCCATCACAGAAATTTTCCGCAGCGCCTATATGGCTGGCGGACGACTGACTTGGAAAGAAGTCTGGGGATTTAATCTGTTAGGATTGTATGACAGCGTCCATGGAAGCACCTATCAGCAGTACTCCCTCAGTCGCCGCTTCTTTGATGCCTGGGTGCTGGCAGCCACGGCGGACCTTATTCAGGGATCCGCCGACA
Coding sequences within it:
- a CDS encoding potassium transporter Kup yields the protein MLALGALGVVFGDIGTSPLYAMRECFGEYGLAPTPENVIGILSLIFWTLVLAICIKYMAFVMRADNKGEGGILSLMALAVRSQHSKDVSRRRWVMTIIGLFGAALLYGDGMITPAISVLSAMEGLTLVAPQFSPYIIPLTIFVMNALFLMQKYGTARIGVIFGPILLIWFTVLGLLGIRGMAENLHIFEALLPHHGIEFMMANGMAGFLVLGSVFLVVTGGEALYADMGHFGKRPIRLAWFFVALPALVLNYFGQGALLLNNPEAVSNPFYMLAPKWALLPMVMLSTMATVIASQALITGVFSITRQAIQLGFCPRVNIIHTSSQEIGQIYVPIVNWSMFIGVIWLVLTFKTSSNLAAAYGIAVTGATTITTILAFEVARQKWKWSLLKSSAIFGSFLIMDLAFFGANIHKIPHGGWVPLVIGAIIYLLMTTWQKGRQILFRRLKERSMPIEDFCQKLLREPPLRAPGTAIYMAGDPWGVPAPLLHNMKHNKVLHQRVAILTIQTKEVPFVSKRDRISIQEVIPNIYRIIANYGFMEIPKMKHILEACRQRDINFNVNETTFVLGRETIIAEKGPNRPGETGMAHWRERLFAIMSKNAQRPTAFFRIPPNQVIEVGIQVEI
- a CDS encoding patatin-like phospholipase family protein, which translates into the protein MSSLGLVLSGGGARGAYQAGVINALAEISRQEGIAYPFSYYTGVSAGAINTAFLTTADNCHIGSATAKLTELWTGISAEQVYVSDIFSLSKGGIQWLMDLSMGGMKKSSPHRSLLETKPLYELIRKNCDFNNIQKNIDAKRFRAVAVSALDYFTTSTVTFIQGEEKIPTWTRVRKVGLAGKITADHVMASASIPLLFPPTTVDGRFFGDGSIRNQSPCAPAIYMGARKLIAIGVRKKQDICYASKQVNTKEAPSIARIVSVILNTVMMDGLEADIERLERINLNLQKISASELEHVSVKPVKHLWISPSVDLGEVASMKTEKLPPMIRYLLRGLGTLQEASEIASFLLFEKSYSADLIEIGYKDGMNVREQVVRLLHED
- a CDS encoding PilZ domain-containing protein produces the protein MNPKNWFVLTDGQVNGPFDVQEVESRVASAKEAQIWGRGQSEWMTPIKWRQSLKDSSQVAIAANEPEGLWKVRVEGKDRPPMKYSALISFLKGMTDYSAVDVCSDNSNVWKEIYSIPRIVDDLGISRRSHPRVPMVGTLACESPKGEFSCRVISISEGGLGVNDAQNLQIGERFKGTLTSPNLFVTINTTCEVVYVGNDGYAGLRFVGLPEEFKSSIIEYVRKFAMV
- a CDS encoding NADPH-dependent FMN reductase; protein product: MKYIIAGTDRPDSNTLKVSKIIQGIYKDLGEAVEIIDLKELKQHLHDDIHYGKPSEALQPYLNKVLGSEGLIVVCPEYNGSMPGILKYFIDHLKFPESFEYRPVCFVGLGAMFGALRPVEHLQGVFGYRNAFIFPERVFMMNVFKIINAEGKLTDELMMSLLVKQAKGFQKFAAALKAYKLDANSFIESKKST